From the Salmo trutta chromosome 30, fSalTru1.1, whole genome shotgun sequence genome, one window contains:
- the LOC115167804 gene encoding probable E3 ubiquitin-protein ligase DTX3 isoform X1: MGSRVSSVEMSVRAGQGSNEVLVSQAVWDYLDAAGRPWLIDFQDKQGLSAGIIRRGERGGCCAVRLRPVEGSRSGGGPGMMEGGPISNETRKSFIDLCRCARKEMSKQEGGPKWKRSVLPCVGVGVLEGDGEGSLLTPQPPQPRRSQRQQQRCRKPAEDEACVVLSNSMNSMNCMSHDASGQRKQDNMEVNCSMMASSHSHSQSEADDHTSCSICMGDMVERTTLERCGHAFCRSCLDQAFKVKRACPVCRLVYGQLIGNQPASGTMMVERDPDLELPGHEGYGCICIIYSFTPGLQAPEHPNPGVSYPGTDRMAYLPDSPEGNRVLGLLRRAFEQRLIFTIGTSMTTGMHNVITWNDIHHKTSIWGGPRCFGYPDPTYLVRVTEELREKGITAD; the protein is encoded by the exons ATGGGATCGCGAG TTTCATCGGTTGAAATGAGTGTGCGTGCGGGGCAGGGTAGCAACGAGGTTCTGGTGTCCCAGGCGGTGTGGGACTACTTGGACGCCGCCGGCCGGCCCTGGCTCATAGACTTCCAGGACAAGCAGGGCCTCAGCGCAGGCATTATCCGCAGAGGGGAGCGGGGAGGCTGCTGTGCAGTGCGACTACGCCCCGTAGAGGGCTCCCGTTCTGGGGGAGGACCCGGGATGATGGAGGGGGGACCCATCTCCAATGAGACGCGAAAATCCTTCATAGACTTATGCCGCTGCGCCCGGAAAGAGATGAGCAAACAGGAGGGGGGTCCTAAGTGGAAGAGGTCCGTACTGCCCTGTGTTGGGGTGGGGGtcctggagggggatggagaggggagccTGCTAACACCTCAGCCTCCCCAGCCCAGACGCTCTCAGAGGCAGCAACAGAGGTGTAGGAAGCCTGCGGAGGATGAGGCCTGTGTGGTCCTCTCCAACTCCATGAATTCCATGAACTGCATGTCCCACGATGCATCAGGACAGAGGAAGCAGGACAACATGGAAGTCAACTGCAGTATGATGGCATCCTCTCATAGCCACTCCCAGAGTGAAGCAGACGACCACACCTCATGTTCCATCTGCATGGGAGACATGGTGGAGAGGACCACGCTGGAGAG GTGTGGCCACGCATTCTGCCGGTCATGTCTGGACCAGGccttcaaggtgaagagagcgtGTCCGGTGTGTCGTCTGGTGTACGGCCAGCTCATAGGAAATCAGCCGGCTTCCGGGACTATGATGGTGGAGAGGGACCCAGATCTGGAGTTGCCGGGACACGAGGGCTACGGGTGTATCTGCATCATCTATAGCTTCACACCTGGTCTACAGGCG CCGGAGCACCCTAACCCTGGTGTAAGCTACCCGGGTACGGACCGCATGGCTTACCTCCCAGACAGCCCAGAGGGGAACCGGGTCCTGGGCCTGCTCCGCCGGGCCTTTGAGCAGCGCCTCATCTTCACTATAGGGACCTCTATGACTACGGGAATGCATAACGTCATTACCTGGAACGACATCCACCACAAAACTTCCATATGGGGCGGACCACGCTG CTTTGGCTACCCAGACCCCACTTACCTGGTGAGAGTGACTGAGGAACTCCGAGAGAAAGGCATCACTGCGGACTGA
- the LOC115167804 gene encoding probable E3 ubiquitin-protein ligase DTX3 isoform X2, translating to MSVRAGQGSNEVLVSQAVWDYLDAAGRPWLIDFQDKQGLSAGIIRRGERGGCCAVRLRPVEGSRSGGGPGMMEGGPISNETRKSFIDLCRCARKEMSKQEGGPKWKRSVLPCVGVGVLEGDGEGSLLTPQPPQPRRSQRQQQRCRKPAEDEACVVLSNSMNSMNCMSHDASGQRKQDNMEVNCSMMASSHSHSQSEADDHTSCSICMGDMVERTTLERCGHAFCRSCLDQAFKVKRACPVCRLVYGQLIGNQPASGTMMVERDPDLELPGHEGYGCICIIYSFTPGLQAPEHPNPGVSYPGTDRMAYLPDSPEGNRVLGLLRRAFEQRLIFTIGTSMTTGMHNVITWNDIHHKTSIWGGPRCFGYPDPTYLVRVTEELREKGITAD from the exons ATGAGTGTGCGTGCGGGGCAGGGTAGCAACGAGGTTCTGGTGTCCCAGGCGGTGTGGGACTACTTGGACGCCGCCGGCCGGCCCTGGCTCATAGACTTCCAGGACAAGCAGGGCCTCAGCGCAGGCATTATCCGCAGAGGGGAGCGGGGAGGCTGCTGTGCAGTGCGACTACGCCCCGTAGAGGGCTCCCGTTCTGGGGGAGGACCCGGGATGATGGAGGGGGGACCCATCTCCAATGAGACGCGAAAATCCTTCATAGACTTATGCCGCTGCGCCCGGAAAGAGATGAGCAAACAGGAGGGGGGTCCTAAGTGGAAGAGGTCCGTACTGCCCTGTGTTGGGGTGGGGGtcctggagggggatggagaggggagccTGCTAACACCTCAGCCTCCCCAGCCCAGACGCTCTCAGAGGCAGCAACAGAGGTGTAGGAAGCCTGCGGAGGATGAGGCCTGTGTGGTCCTCTCCAACTCCATGAATTCCATGAACTGCATGTCCCACGATGCATCAGGACAGAGGAAGCAGGACAACATGGAAGTCAACTGCAGTATGATGGCATCCTCTCATAGCCACTCCCAGAGTGAAGCAGACGACCACACCTCATGTTCCATCTGCATGGGAGACATGGTGGAGAGGACCACGCTGGAGAG GTGTGGCCACGCATTCTGCCGGTCATGTCTGGACCAGGccttcaaggtgaagagagcgtGTCCGGTGTGTCGTCTGGTGTACGGCCAGCTCATAGGAAATCAGCCGGCTTCCGGGACTATGATGGTGGAGAGGGACCCAGATCTGGAGTTGCCGGGACACGAGGGCTACGGGTGTATCTGCATCATCTATAGCTTCACACCTGGTCTACAGGCG CCGGAGCACCCTAACCCTGGTGTAAGCTACCCGGGTACGGACCGCATGGCTTACCTCCCAGACAGCCCAGAGGGGAACCGGGTCCTGGGCCTGCTCCGCCGGGCCTTTGAGCAGCGCCTCATCTTCACTATAGGGACCTCTATGACTACGGGAATGCATAACGTCATTACCTGGAACGACATCCACCACAAAACTTCCATATGGGGCGGACCACGCTG CTTTGGCTACCCAGACCCCACTTACCTGGTGAGAGTGACTGAGGAACTCCGAGAGAAAGGCATCACTGCGGACTGA
- the LOC115167805 gene encoding probable E3 ubiquitin-protein ligase DTX3 → MTSSGFSNIGDRCTSAAEQRLGGDEEDHCIICMDSFQEKITLKCSHSFCSSCIDSFFKIKPACPVCNSFHGTYEGTQPRDGIMTVRRNRQCLPGYEEGNGHITIDYHFPAGVQGPEHPNPGEKYCSTSRTAFLPACEEGEKVLRLLQTAFHRRLIFTIGTSATTGLNNSITWNDIHHKTNFGGGPQFFGYPDPGYLSRVQEELRLKGVTEES, encoded by the exons ATGACATCATCTGGATTCTCCAACATAGGCGATAGATGTACTTCTGCAGCAGAGCAGAGACTCGGCGGCGACGAGGAGGACCATTGCATAATATGCATGGACAGTTTTCAGGAAAAGATCACTTTAAAGTGTTCTCACTCATTCTGTTCAAGTTGTATTGACTCGTTTTTCAAAATTAAGCCCGCATGTCCGGTATGTAATAGTTTTCACGGGACCTACGAAGGAACGCAGCCCCGGGACGGGATCATGACAGTGAGACGCAACAGGCAGTGTTTACCTGGCTATGAGGAGGGGAATGGACATATCACGATTGATTATCACTTTCCAGCCGGAGTACAAGGG CCTGAGCATCCGAACCCGGGTGAGAAGTACTGCAGCACATCCAGGACAGCCTTTCTGCCAGCCtgtgaggaaggagagaaggtacTGAGGCTGCTCCAGACAGCCTTTCACAGGAGGCTCATCTTCACCATCGGGACATCAGCCACCACCGGCCTCAACAACTCCATCACATGGAACGACATACACCACAAGACCAACTTTGGTGGAGGACCACAGTT TTTTGGGTATCCAGACCCGGGCTACCTCTCTAGGGTCCAGGAGGAGCTTCGTCTGAAGGGAGTGACAGAGGAGAGCTGA